Sequence from the Paenibacillus riograndensis SBR5 genome:
CGTCGCCGCCGTGGGCAAACATGCGGAATATCTGACGCAAAACCATGACCTCAGCAATATTTTTGGGATTGGCTCACCGCTGGATAAGCTGTATCATTTAAATGGTTATGTTCTCTTGGCAGGCGTCGGCCATGATAAAAACACATCCTTGCATCTGGCAGAAGCCCGGGCTGATTTCCCCGCCAAGAAGCGGGTCTATGACAGCAGTGCGGTCATGGTGGAGGGCAGACGCAAGTGGGTGACTTACGAAACCCAGGCTGTGAACGACGAGGATTTTATCCGATTGGGCGAAGAATACGATAAAGAAATGAACCTCAAGGTTCATCAGGCCGGAAAGGCCGAAATCCGGTTTATGGAGCAGCGTCCTCTGGTGGACTGGGCCACTGCATGGATGGAGAAGAACCGGTTATAGAAGGGTTGACGGGCAATTATTGCCGAGGCGCATATTCTCTCAGCTTCCCTTGATAGATCAGCTCCAGCCGGTCGCTCTGCCGGAAATCATCCGGGGTGACGAGTGCGGGCAGCTTGTTCCACAGCTTGATGCCGGAACGGTCCAGAATTTCCGCAACAAACTGCGAGCAGAAATAGGAGTTGCTGAATTCAACAGGCTCCTTGAGGGCGATGCCGATGACCCCCAGCATATTGTAGAGGTACTTTTGGCGGCTGCGGATAAAAACGTGCAGGACCCGCCGCATTTTCTCCACCTCGCGTTCAGAGACATGCAGCTCATAGATTACACAGGTGGTATCCGGATACTTGCTGAAGGTGCCTGTCCGCAGATCTTCATGCACAAAACCGCCGTTCAGGGGATTGCTCGGATTCTTCCGGCCGAAGCTGTACAGCTCCTTAAGCTCCCGGTCAAACGCGATTGAGGCGTGATTGTAGGGTGCTTTGGTATAACCTTGAATGAGTTTTGTAAACAGCGTTCCCGTATTCGTAAGCAAAATAAAGACCGAATGATCTGCTTCCATGTACAGAATATCCCCTTATCGCAGTGTAAAAATTTAACATGCAGCTTGTGCTTTTTTCTATTCTAACATATGATCCCTTTGTTGGAATCCTATCCTGCAGCAAGTTGGTGATGGCTTGAACAGCTCGTTGGTTACATTAATACTTATATTCGCAGCTTTATCCGCGGTCCATTTGATCTACATGCTGGTGAGCAGACTGCAGAAAGACAAGGACTACACGGGGATCGGCTTCCGCATCAAAACCTGGTGGGGCATGGTCTTTATCTTCTGCCTGGCCACGTTATTCAACCCGGTCGTATCCCTGCTGTCCCTGATGGTGCTTGCCTTCTTCGCACTGAAAGAATATTTCTCCATGATCCGTACGCGAAAAGCGGACCGGAGGCTGTTCCTGTGGGCCTACCTGTCCATTCCGCTGCAGTTCTACTGGATCTATATCGAATGGTACGGCATGTTCATCGTTTTCATTCCGGTGTACGTCTTCCTGCTCCTGCCGCTGCCCCGGCTGATCAACAAAGGCACCCTTGGCTTCCTGCGGAGCGTAAGCGCCACCCAGTGGGGGCTGATGCTCATGGTTTTCGGTCTCAGCCATCTGGCTTACTTCCAGTTTGCCACACCGGAGTACGGCGCAGGGCTCGTGCTGTTCCTGGTAGTGCTGACCCAATTGAATGATGCCGTACACTACCTGGCCTCGATCTATTTCGGTAAGCGCAAGGTCGTGCCGACCGCCAACCCGAATCTGACCTGGGAAGGCTTCGCCTGTGCATTTGCGGTCACTACCGGAGTCTCATATCTGATCTACCCTTACCTGACGCCGCTGACCCCGGTATTCGGGTTCTTCTCCGGCGTGCTGATCAGCCTGGCCGGATTCTTCGGCAGCTTGACGGTGTCCGTACTGAAGCGCGATCTGCTCATCGGGGATGACGACAAGTTCGCAGCCCTGCAGAAAAGCTACCTCAGCCGCGTGGACAGTCTGGCCTACACCTCGCCGGTGTTTTTCCATGTGATCCGTTATTTTTTTGATTTTATGTAGAAGTGTGGAACGCATCTGCAACCTGTATTCATAGCTCCTCTCAACAGGAAGAAGACCCTGCTGACAGTCCCGTAAGGAGTGTCAGCAGGGTCTTCATATTTTTCCGGTACTATTTAATACACAACATTCACAGGAGTTCTGGTCTTGGCAGATTCCATAATGGCGAGAATAACCATTGTTGTATTGTAGGCGTCCTCCATCGAGACATAGAAGGGTTCCCCCGATATCAAATGGTCTATAAAATGGCGGATGCTCTCGTAAGCAAACCCCTTGGGCTTGCCATGGATAAAATGCCGGACAAGCAGATCCGGGCGGTCTGCCTTCATTTCCGTGAACCGCTCCATCATTTGGCTATGCGTTGGATCAATATTGAACATGCCTTTGGTTCCCGTGATGTTCAACTTCATATCATTTACATTCGGATTAGAGTTCGGGGTAATCCAACCATTCTCCATCGTGGCAATGCCACCATTCTTGAATTCCAGTATCGTCTGATAGATGTCCACCGTATCCACACCCTCGCCCTGCAGTACGCCTTCACGGGAGACGGAATAGACGCGTTCAACCTCATCATCAAACAACCAGCGCAGAACGTCTACACTGTGATAGCCCAGAAACCAGAGGATAGAAGATTTGGCCGCCCAAGGAAGCAGGTCCGTCGCAACCCATTTAATATCATTCAGCCGATAATAAGCGCTATATGGCTTGCCGATATCACCATCAACAATACTCTTCTTGGGAATTGCCACGAGCGGACTCCATCTGCTGTGTAAATCGACCATCATCCGCACATTGTTCCGCTCCACCGCCTCTACGATCTCGTCAGCTTCCTCGCGGCTGGTCGTCAGGGGCTTCTCGATGATAAAATGCTTACCGGCATTCGCACAATCCACCGCAATCCTCGTATGGGCAAAGTCGGGGGTTACAATGGCAACAGCATCGATGTCTGCACTGCGAAGCATCTCCTTATGATCCGTAAAGACATGATTGCCAGGGATATTGAACTTGTCGGCCAGCGCTTTCGCCCGTTCAATGTTCATATCACATACGGCAGTCACCTCCGCACCGGGATGATCATTATAGATAAATGCATGGGTTTCTCCCCAGGTTCCTGCTCCTACTATACCCATTTTAATAACCGTCATGTTTCCATCACCCTTCATACCCTATTAGAATCCTTTATTTCACGCCGCCAAAGGTCAGTCCACGGATCATATACTTCTGCACAACCATCGCAAAGATTAACACAGGCATAATCGTTACAATCCCAATGGCGGACATTTCACCCCATACCACGCCGCTGACAGATAAGAACAAAGTGACCGTGGTTGGTAAAGTGCTTGCATCCGAGCTTGTCAGGAACAAGGCGAATACAAATTCATTCCAGGAATTAATAATGCAAAATATGGAAGTCGCAATCAGTCCGGGCAGAGCCAGCGGCAAAATCACCTGAATAAACACCTGAAACCGTGAAGCACCATCAACAAAGGCCGCCTCCTCCAGCGCCACGGGAATCTCCTCGAAGAAGCTGCGCATCATCCATATCGTAAACGGAATATTAAAAAGCATATAAGAAACAATAAGCACCACATGAGTATCCAGCAGTCCTAGAAAGCTGGCCATTACAAAGATAGGAATCACCGACGCCATAGGTGGAAGCATTCTCAGGCTGAGCACCCAGAACGCCCGGTTCTCCTTTTTCTTAAATTCAAATCTGGCAAATCCGTAAGCCGCCAAACCTCCAATGAAAATAGAGAATAGGGTAGTCAGCACGACAACAATCGAACTATTCTTCAAATAGTTAATAGCATTTCTATTTTCAAATATGGATTTGTAGTTTTCGAAGGTCGGGGTAAAGAACCAAATTGCAGGATTATAGGTCTCCGTCTTTGTTTTCAGGCTGATAATGAACATCCAGAACAATGGGAACACGCTAGCGATACACACCAGGAGCAGAATAATAGCAGTCACTACACTAAGCTTTTTATGCCCGTTCAGATTCATCCTTTATTCTCAACCCCCTTCCGGTAAGCCTTGATGAGCAGCATGCTGATCCCTGTGGTCAGAATAAGCAGAATAACGGATACCGCTGCAGACCGCCCCACCCAGCCTGTCTGTGCAAAGCCAAGACGATAGACATGCAGACTTAAGAATTCAGTAGCACTTCCGGGTCCTCCCTGTGTCAGAGAGTACGGGATATCGAATGTTTTCAAAGAATCAATCGCTCTGAAGATCACAGCCAGCAATATCATAGGCCAAAGGAGCGGCAGAGTGATATTACGGAAAATCTGAACACGGCTTGCACCGTCTATTGCCGCCGCCTCGTAAGGATCGGTTGGCAGCGAGCGGATTCCCGCATAGATGATAAGTGCTACGAACGGCGTATTCTGCCATACGTCCACAAGTACCGTTGACCAAAATGCATTCTCTCCCGATAACCAGATCACCTTGCCTCCAATAAAATGCAGGAGATAATTAAGTACTCCGGACTCCGCATTCATCATCAGCTTCCACACTTGCCCGGTAATGCTTGGTGTCATAGCAATCGGGACAATCATGCAGGCGAACACGAGAAACTTCAGCTTGAATTCACGGTCCAGCAGGACAGCCAGCCAAAATCCAAGCAGCAGCTCTATCACCGTTACAATACCCATGAAGCCAAGACTGATCGTAACGGAATACCAGAATTCCGCATCTCCTCCAGAGAATAACCGGATAAAATTATCGAGCCCTACGAATTGAAAGGCCGGATAGCCCAACTCGTAATCCGAAACACTCAGCACATATAGAAACAAGGTTGGAATAAAGGTAAGTGTCCCAAGAATGATCATGGCAGGCATAATGTAAGCAAGATGCGGATTTTTTTGAAAATAAGTGCGGATCATGTTATCACCTTCCCCCAAGTAGCATGCCAGGCCGCTTGAGCGGCCTGAACCTTAACACTTACTTCCCTACAATATCTTCCAGCTCTGTTTGTGATTTTTGAGCCGCTTCCTGTACCGTCATCTCGCCTGTCATCGCTGCACTCACGTAGTAACCGACACGGTCAAGGATTTGGCCGAGCTTCTCATGTGGCGGAATCCACGAGATTCCTTTTTCCACAAGTACGTTCGCATCATTGAGGGCTTCCAGCTGTACAGGATAGGAGGGATCAGCAGCAACCAGTTCTTCATCTTTATAGATGGATGTCCGGACGGGCACCCCGCCGCCTTGTACATAGGTCTTCGCATTGCTCTTGCTGTTCATGTACACGATAAATGCCCATGCAGCTTCTTTATTTTTCGATAGTGCAGACAAGGACATATTCCAGCCTGCTAACGCGCTTGCTTTGCCGGCCGGTCCTTCCGGTGTTGGAACAAATCCAACCTTGTCATACACCTGAGAGCTTGACGGGTCTAAGATTCTGGTTGCCAAAGCTGTTGCATCCAGCCACATGGCTGCTTTGCCGCTTGTAAATGCAGACAGCGCTTCTTCATGAGTGTAGGAGGCCACATCCTTCGGCGCATTCTTCAGCAGGTCTACATAAAATTGCATGGCTTCCACCGTCTTGGGGTCTGTCATCGTCACTGCGCCCGTCTTCTGATCCATGAATCCGCCGCCAAAGTTGTACATGACCGTCATCAATCCCGATGCCGCATGGATCCCCCGCTGGGCACGCATGGATACACCGTACAAGCCGCTTTCCTTGCCATTGAAGAATTTAGCCAGCTCCAGGAACTCCGCCATCGTTTTGGGCGGCTGCTTGTCATATTTCTCGAAAAGATCCTTGCGGTAAGCCACAAATCTGGTCTCACCCGCTGTAGGTATACCATAGATCTTGTCGTTGTATTTGCTGATGCCATTACGGTAGGCAGGCACAATATCCTCATAATCAAACCATGCCGGGGTTAAGTCTTTATTCCCGATAAAAGTATCAAGAGGTTCCACTACTTTTTTGGCTCCATATTCACTCATCCAGAAGCCGTCGACCATCAGCACATCATAGGAACCTGTTTTGCCGGTGAAATCAAGCAGCTGCTTATTTTTGAGATACGTTTCCTCCATAACCTCCCATTTCACTTTGATGCCTGTAAGCTTTTCAAAATCTCCGGTCATCTTCTGGAAAGATTCTGTCGAAGGATGACTGGCAAAAGCCAGCTTAATCTCCTGGCCGCTGTATTTCTCTTTGATGGTTTTGCCCCAGGCCTCCAACGTATCGGTCGACCCTCCCGCCGAACTCTGCGCGGCTTCTCCTTTGGTATTCTCTGCATTCTTGCTCCCGCCGCTTCCGCTTGAGCACGCAGAGACCAATGCAACTAACACCACAGCCACAACTAGTTGAGACCACCATTTTTTCACCATACCAAACTCTCCCCCTACCAAGAAAATTTTGTTAGATTACATAACGTGAAACTAACTCTCATCTTACAATTGCGGCTTTGATGTTTTACATATTATAATTTTAAAGCGCTATCAACAATGTACAGAGACACCTTTTCTTGTCTTTACAAAACTCATCTAATAAAAAAAGCAAAAAAAAAGGCCGAGTATGTAACTATTCATTACATGATCAGCCGTTTTTCTCTTTATATTCCAATGGAGATACGCCAAAATTTTTCTTGAATATCTTGGAAAAATAAGGATAGTCACTGAAGCCGCATTGTTCAGCGACTATGTTGATTTTGGCAGGAGCATCGTATTTCAGCAGCTCACGGGCTTTTTCCAGCCTGTATTCGCTTATATACTGCGTAATGGGCTTTTTCATTACTTCTCTGAAGATTTTGCTCAAATAAGGGGCAGTCAGCCCACAGCTCTCGGCCAAACCCTGCAGATTCAGCGATGCATCGCCATATTGGGCTTCAATCCGGCCCAGTACTTCCTCTACAATTCTTTTATTCCGGGGGGCTCTTCTCTCGGATACATAAAGAATGACGCTTGCCAAATAGTTTTTCCACACCTCAAACAGTTCTTCTGCCGATGAAGCGGTCTGTTGAAGCACAGGTAATGCATCCCCAGTGGCCTGCTTCAGGTTCAGCAGCAGCTCGGAGCGGAAGAGCAATTGGAAATGGCCCATCATCTGCTTGAGCTCCAGCCAGGTATAACCACATTTGCGGCAATGCGCGCTCCAGCCCTCTATAATTTTATCCGTCTCCTGTTGATCCTCGGCCATTACATTTTTCACAAGTAGAGTCACTGTCGTCTTCATGGTGCGGATAGTCTCACCAT
This genomic interval carries:
- a CDS encoding aminoglycoside N(3)-acetyltransferase; protein product: MIFTKEDLIKQFTSCGLTKGQHILVHTSLSKFGFIIGGAETFIRALLEIVGEEGTLMMPSQTWKNLDPSTGVHWEESAEWWPMIRQHWPAYDKEITPAIGMGVVAEMFRKWPGAARSDHPARSVAAVGKHAEYLTQNHDLSNIFGIGSPLDKLYHLNGYVLLAGVGHDKNTSLHLAEARADFPAKKRVYDSSAVMVEGRRKWVTYETQAVNDEDFIRLGEEYDKEMNLKVHQAGKAEIRFMEQRPLVDWATAWMEKNRL
- a CDS encoding phosphatidate cytidylyltransferase, encoding MNSSLVTLILIFAALSAVHLIYMLVSRLQKDKDYTGIGFRIKTWWGMVFIFCLATLFNPVVSLLSLMVLAFFALKEYFSMIRTRKADRRLFLWAYLSIPLQFYWIYIEWYGMFIVFIPVYVFLLLPLPRLINKGTLGFLRSVSATQWGLMLMVFGLSHLAYFQFATPEYGAGLVLFLVVLTQLNDAVHYLASIYFGKRKVVPTANPNLTWEGFACAFAVTTGVSYLIYPYLTPLTPVFGFFSGVLISLAGFFGSLTVSVLKRDLLIGDDDKFAALQKSYLSRVDSLAYTSPVFFHVIRYFFDFM
- a CDS encoding Gfo/Idh/MocA family protein encodes the protein MTVIKMGIVGAGTWGETHAFIYNDHPGAEVTAVCDMNIERAKALADKFNIPGNHVFTDHKEMLRSADIDAVAIVTPDFAHTRIAVDCANAGKHFIIEKPLTTSREEADEIVEAVERNNVRMMVDLHSRWSPLVAIPKKSIVDGDIGKPYSAYYRLNDIKWVATDLLPWAAKSSILWFLGYHSVDVLRWLFDDEVERVYSVSREGVLQGEGVDTVDIYQTILEFKNGGIATMENGWITPNSNPNVNDMKLNITGTKGMFNIDPTHSQMMERFTEMKADRPDLLVRHFIHGKPKGFAYESIRHFIDHLISGEPFYVSMEDAYNTTMVILAIMESAKTRTPVNVVY
- a CDS encoding carbohydrate ABC transporter permease, with translation MNLNGHKKLSVVTAIILLLVCIASVFPLFWMFIISLKTKTETYNPAIWFFTPTFENYKSIFENRNAINYLKNSSIVVVLTTLFSIFIGGLAAYGFARFEFKKKENRAFWVLSLRMLPPMASVIPIFVMASFLGLLDTHVVLIVSYMLFNIPFTIWMMRSFFEEIPVALEEAAFVDGASRFQVFIQVILPLALPGLIATSIFCIINSWNEFVFALFLTSSDASTLPTTVTLFLSVSGVVWGEMSAIGIVTIMPVLIFAMVVQKYMIRGLTFGGVK
- a CDS encoding carbohydrate ABC transporter permease, translated to MIRTYFQKNPHLAYIMPAMIILGTLTFIPTLFLYVLSVSDYELGYPAFQFVGLDNFIRLFSGGDAEFWYSVTISLGFMGIVTVIELLLGFWLAVLLDREFKLKFLVFACMIVPIAMTPSITGQVWKLMMNAESGVLNYLLHFIGGKVIWLSGENAFWSTVLVDVWQNTPFVALIIYAGIRSLPTDPYEAAAIDGASRVQIFRNITLPLLWPMILLAVIFRAIDSLKTFDIPYSLTQGGPGSATEFLSLHVYRLGFAQTGWVGRSAAVSVILLILTTGISMLLIKAYRKGVENKG
- a CDS encoding extracellular solute-binding protein codes for the protein MVKKWWSQLVVAVVLVALVSACSSGSGGSKNAENTKGEAAQSSAGGSTDTLEAWGKTIKEKYSGQEIKLAFASHPSTESFQKMTGDFEKLTGIKVKWEVMEETYLKNKQLLDFTGKTGSYDVLMVDGFWMSEYGAKKVVEPLDTFIGNKDLTPAWFDYEDIVPAYRNGISKYNDKIYGIPTAGETRFVAYRKDLFEKYDKQPPKTMAEFLELAKFFNGKESGLYGVSMRAQRGIHAASGLMTVMYNFGGGFMDQKTGAVTMTDPKTVEAMQFYVDLLKNAPKDVASYTHEEALSAFTSGKAAMWLDATALATRILDPSSSQVYDKVGFVPTPEGPAGKASALAGWNMSLSALSKNKEAAWAFIVYMNSKSNAKTYVQGGGVPVRTSIYKDEELVAADPSYPVQLEALNDANVLVEKGISWIPPHEKLGQILDRVGYYVSAAMTGEMTVQEAAQKSQTELEDIVGK
- a CDS encoding response regulator transcription factor, encoding MKILVVDDEVVIRKGLIKLLEQFSKGITDIDEAKNGEEALTRISVNKPDILITDIQMPIMNGLDLIGRVRAVYPELDVIVLSGYAEFDFVQQALRHQVADYLLKPVTQEQLNEVISKILLKDPARWTSQMDGETIRTMKTTVTLLVKNVMAEDQQETDKIIEGWSAHCRKCGYTWLELKQMMGHFQLLFRSELLLNLKQATGDALPVLQQTASSAEELFEVWKNYLASVILYVSERRAPRNKRIVEEVLGRIEAQYGDASLNLQGLAESCGLTAPYLSKIFREVMKKPITQYISEYRLEKARELLKYDAPAKINIVAEQCGFSDYPYFSKIFKKNFGVSPLEYKEKNG